Below is a genomic region from Miscanthus floridulus cultivar M001 chromosome 1, ASM1932011v1, whole genome shotgun sequence.
tgctacagtagccaaaagccaaaaattccGCATCTAAACGGGTCCTGAGATGGATGACATTGATCCAAGGGCCTTGGATAATTATTGGGAAAAAAGTTCAGACGTTACCCAAGGGCGACCTAATTATTTTATAATGTCCATTCTTGTTTTATAAACAGATGAGTTCTTAAATCATTTCCCCCGCAAAATATCATGTCTTGTCACTAATTGTGTTGGCGTGTGCTAGAACGTCAGTATTGGCAAACGGCAACGCTTAATGTCAGTGTATGGCCCATTTTTCAGTCTTTAAATGTGTTCGTATTTCTTGGCAGAAATATCAAGATAATATTGGATTTTTAATTACAAATgtttcatattttcatttgacataAGTATCTGAATTTCCAGTTACAAACATATCTGATTTCTTCAGGCTAACTTGTTTTGCCATCAAACAGGTCGCCGCCGAATGCAAGTGCTTGCCTTTGGCCCTCGTCACCGTCGGCCGCGCCATGTCAAATAAGCGCACACCAGAGGAGTGGTCCAACGCACTCGACACCCTCAAGGCGTCGCTGCCCTCCGGCACGCCCCGCTTGGACAAGAGCACGCACGCGCTAGTGAAGTTCTGCTACGACAATCTGGAGAGCGACATGGTGAGGGAATGCTTCCTGACCTGCGCGCTATGGCCGGAGGACCACAGCATCTTCAAGGAGGAGCTCGTGCAGAGCTGGATCGGACTCGGCCTGCTCCCCGGTCTCGGCGACATCGAAGAGGCCCACAGGTTCGGGCTCTCCGTGATCGCGATCCTGAAGGACGCGCGCCTGCTGGAGCCGGGGCACAACCACCGCTACAACATGTTCCCGTCAGACACTCACGTCAGGCTGCACGACGTTGTGCGCGACGTGGCGCTCCGGTTCGCTCCCGGCAAGTGGCTTGTCCGCGCAGGCGCCGGGCTCAGGGAGCCCCCGCGCGAGGAGGCGCTGTGGCGCGGCGCGCAGCGCGTGTCCCTGATGCACAACACCATCGAGGACGCCCTGGCGAAGGTGGCCAGTGCCCTCGCGGACACGCAGCCGTCGTCGCTGATGCTCCAGTTCAACAAGGCCCTGCCGAAGAGGATGCTCCAGGCGATCCAGCATTTCACCAAGCTCACGTACCTGGACCTCGAGGACACCGGCATTGAGGACGCCTTCCCCATGGAGATCTGCTGCTTGGTCAACCTGAAGTACCTCAACCTATCCAAGAACAAGATCCTGTCACTGCCGATGGAGCTGGGCAACCTGGGTCAGCTCGAGTACTTCTACCTGCGCGATAACTACTACATCCAGATCACGATACCAACGGGGCTGATCTCGCGGCTTGGGAAGCTGCAGGTGCTGGAGCTGTTCACCGCGAGCATCGTCTCCGTCGCGGACAACTACGTCGCGCCAGTCATTGACGACCTCGAGAGCAGCGGCGCGCGCATGGCGTCGCTCAGCATCTGGCTCGACAACACCCGCGACGTGGAGCGCCTCGCGCGGCTAGCGCCGGGCGTGCGCGCCCGGTCGCTCCAGCTGCGCAAGCTAGAAGGGGAGCGCGCCATTCCGCTGCTGTCCGCGGAGCACGCGCCGGAGCTTGGCGGCATGCAGGAGAGCCTGCGGGAGCTGGCGGTGTACTCGTCCGACGTCGAGGAGATCACAGCCGACGCGCACATGCCCAGGCTGGAGAtcatcaagtttgggttcctCACGAAGCTGAGCGTCATGGCGTGGTCCCATGCCGCCGGGTCCAACCTCCGCGATGTCGGCATGGGCGCGTGCCACAGCCTAACGCACGCGACGTGGgtgcagcacctcccctgcctaGAGTCGCTGAACCTCAGCGGGTGCAACGGGCTAACGAGGCTGCTGGGTGGCGCGGAGGACGGCGGCAGTGCCACGGAAGAGGTGGTCGTGTTCCCGCGGCTGAGGGTGCTGGCCCTACTGGGGCTGCCGAAGCTGGAGGCCATCCGAGCCGAGGGGGAGTGCGCGTTCCCGGAGCTGCGGCGCCTACAGACGAGGGGGTGCCCACGGCTGAAGAGGATTCCGATGCGCCCGGCGCGCGGGCAGCAGGGTACCGTGCGGATCGAGTGCGACAAGCACTGGTGGAACGCGCTACAGTGGGCGGGCGAGGACGCCAAGGCCTGCTTCGTCCCCGTGGTCTGAGTCACTTCACTTGTAGTAGGCGGACGTAGCTGCAATTTTGGCGCCAGTTGATATGTTTGACGACCACTGGGTTGCACCAAGGTTCAAGGCAAGATGAGCGATGAAATCGGCAGTATCTCTCGAACAGCAATAAGACGGTTTATTTTTGGATTTTTTCTAAGAACAATCCAGACTTTGGCTTAATTCCCGCTATGTTGTGAGCTGGTGACTTGGTTTTAGTTTAATAACTCCAAGTGGAGATGGGACTCTTTTGATCTCAGAGGCTAACAAGTACTAGTACTAGCCAAAAATTAGCTTTAGTCTACCCAAATAGAAGAAGGGCTAATGCATGAACTAATTTTCAGTTAACCTATTGGCTACCTGTTACTCCTTTTATTTTAAATCATAAGTCGTTTTGCCTTTTTTACATACGCATAATTTTTTGTCATGTATCTAAACATAGCATATGTATAGTAAAAGtcaaagccaaaacgacttatagTTTGAAACAGAGTAGCTCATTAGCCAATAACTGGCTTATAATTTGAAGCGGAGAGTAGTTCATTAGCCAACAACTAGCTAACAAAGACCAATAGTTCATTGCTAGACATTTATGCACATTTTAGTCTAGGATCCAAATATATATGGGGCTAATATTCATACGCTAATCCAAAATGGCCCTATATACCACCTATATATTTTAAGGCTTTAAACAGAGGCTTCATATTAATTCTCGTGAGACGCCTTAGGAAAAGAATAAATCCTAAAAAATCTATTTAATTTCCTAATGGTGAATGTGAACATTTTTACCAGATGTCTAATTATCATAATCAAAATAGCCATTAatttatttttttcctaaaaaatatTCACATTCGccagtgcaaaaaaaaaaatgcataAATTAACCTCTCAACTTGCATAAAAATACACACCTgtaaaaaaatttaaataatccctaaatttgcatctaaatcacACGATTGTTAAAGATAATACAAACCAATCATTGTGTTAGCTTTTAAAACTATCCATATTTTTCGTTCATGAAAGATGATATAAAATATATAAATTCTGATATT
It encodes:
- the LOC136502305 gene encoding disease resistance protein RPS2-like encodes the protein MELQLAAVLASLALGGAVLVLFFGKWWQPLAGTDRRVKELADAVEALLRQRSEVLGHDPAPSSDPVRAWLRRVQEAQDELASIKARHDGGQLYVVRLVQYLFLPTGPIAGLAEKQIKAVWALREQGAAILDAALATPQAPPPLLCDPEELVDLPAEAGPARAYLNEALRFLGDCDAALGVWGAGGVGKTTVLKLVCEVCGRVARFDHVLLVAASRDCTVAKLQREVVSVLGLRDAPTEQAQAAGILSFLRDKSFLLLLDGVWERLDLERVGIPQPLGMANGKVRKIIVASRSEALCADMGCRNKIKMECLNEEDAWSLFQANVGGDTIHGHTQIPALARQVAAECKCLPLALVTVGRAMSNKRTPEEWSNALDTLKASLPSGTPRLDKSTHALVKFCYDNLESDMVRECFLTCALWPEDHSIFKEELVQSWIGLGLLPGLGDIEEAHRFGLSVIAILKDARLLEPGHNHRYNMFPSDTHVRLHDVVRDVALRFAPGKWLVRAGAGLREPPREEALWRGAQRVSLMHNTIEDALAKVASALADTQPSSLMLQFNKALPKRMLQAIQHFTKLTYLDLEDTGIEDAFPMEICCLVNLKYLNLSKNKILSLPMELGNLGQLEYFYLRDNYYIQITIPTGLISRLGKLQVLELFTASIVSVADNYVAPVIDDLESSGARMASLSIWLDNTRDVERLARLAPGVRARSLQLRKLEGERAIPLLSAEHAPELGGMQESLRELAVYSSDVEEITADAHMPRLEIIKFGFLTKLSVMAWSHAAGSNLRDVGMGACHSLTHATWVQHLPCLESLNLSGCNGLTRLLGGAEDGGSATEEVVVFPRLRVLALLGLPKLEAIRAEGECAFPELRRLQTRGCPRLKRIPMRPARGQQGTVRIECDKHWWNALQWAGEDAKACFVPVV